The following proteins are encoded in a genomic region of Flammeovirga pectinis:
- a CDS encoding S9 family peptidase codes for MNKSIILLSLSLFFFTNLLLAQDNQSVLTFDEIMSGETYIGHSPHSPFWAKDSETIYFYWNKENKAYDDLYKVDVKSKKYVKVTVEEQKSLPTANGEWNKNHSKKLYIKAGNIFIYDFKKGLQKQITNTLDKKSNVFFLDNENTISYTSNGNVFIVDLNKGITTQVSNFTAGSKKEEAKLSPQNQFLHDQQVELFEIVRKREDRSEEKKEHAERLEIQQPSKIYLGKKYLWKAQLSNDASHIVYSLGKRAGNFATEMPVWVEGTGYVKMQNARPKVGSPEDTYTNFIFDVKGDSTIEIDLTTLEGIYDTPKYYEEYPELEKGKSDKMRDVVMHTPTFSKTTNYAIADVRAYDNKDRWIILINLSDGSVTQIDRQHDDAWIGGPGISGWNFWIPELKWINENTFWYQSEDDGYSHIYTYNVSSKEKRQLTKGNFEVHGVKLSNDRKSFYVTANKEHPGSMQLYKLDIASTNLTKITNQEGKHEAVLSPDEKYIVDRYSFSNKPWELYLQQNKVNATPVQLTSSTTKAFDAYKWRSPEVVTFKAEDNKDVHARLYKPTSEKDLHKAVIFVHGAGYLQNAHKWWSVYYREYMFHNMLVDNGYTVLDIDFRASEGYGSEWRTAIYRDMGGKDLSDQVDGAKFLVEQHGVNAEKIGIYGGSYGGFITMMAMFKEGDTFQAGAAIRSVTDWAHYNHPYTSNILNTPAFDPIAYKRSSPIYLAEGLKGDLLILHGMVDDNVQFSDVVRLSQRLIELKKENWNMAIYPIEPHGFKETSSWIDEYKRIFNLFQSKL; via the coding sequence ATGAATAAATCAATCATTTTATTAAGCCTATCCTTATTTTTCTTTACTAACCTTTTACTAGCTCAAGATAATCAGAGTGTATTAACTTTTGATGAGATTATGAGTGGTGAAACCTATATTGGTCATTCTCCACATAGTCCATTCTGGGCAAAAGACAGTGAGACAATTTATTTCTACTGGAATAAAGAGAACAAAGCGTATGACGACCTTTATAAAGTGGATGTTAAATCTAAAAAATATGTAAAGGTTACGGTAGAAGAACAAAAGTCGCTACCTACTGCAAATGGTGAATGGAATAAGAATCATTCTAAAAAATTATACATTAAAGCCGGAAATATATTTATCTACGACTTTAAAAAAGGCCTACAAAAGCAAATAACAAATACGCTTGATAAAAAATCAAACGTTTTCTTTTTAGACAATGAGAATACTATTAGTTATACATCAAATGGTAATGTGTTTATAGTTGATTTAAACAAGGGTATAACAACTCAAGTATCAAATTTTACTGCAGGTTCTAAAAAAGAAGAAGCTAAATTATCTCCTCAAAATCAATTTTTACACGATCAACAAGTAGAATTATTCGAAATCGTTAGAAAAAGAGAAGATAGATCAGAAGAAAAAAAAGAACATGCTGAGCGTTTAGAAATACAACAACCTTCGAAAATATATTTAGGAAAGAAATATCTATGGAAAGCACAGTTAAGTAATGATGCTTCGCATATTGTTTATTCTTTAGGGAAAAGAGCTGGAAACTTTGCAACTGAAATGCCTGTTTGGGTAGAAGGAACTGGTTATGTAAAGATGCAAAATGCACGTCCGAAAGTAGGTAGCCCAGAAGATACTTATACAAATTTTATTTTTGATGTAAAAGGTGATTCAACAATAGAAATTGATCTTACAACTTTAGAAGGCATCTATGATACGCCAAAATATTATGAAGAATACCCAGAATTAGAAAAAGGTAAATCAGATAAAATGAGAGATGTAGTGATGCATACTCCTACGTTTTCTAAAACTACTAATTATGCTATTGCGGATGTGAGAGCGTACGACAATAAAGATAGATGGATCATTTTAATAAACCTTTCAGACGGTTCTGTTACGCAAATTGACAGACAACATGATGATGCATGGATTGGTGGACCTGGTATTAGTGGTTGGAATTTTTGGATTCCTGAATTAAAGTGGATCAATGAAAACACATTCTGGTACCAATCTGAAGACGATGGCTATTCCCATATCTATACTTATAATGTAAGCAGTAAAGAAAAAAGACAGTTAACAAAAGGAAATTTTGAGGTACATGGTGTAAAGTTATCCAACGACAGAAAATCCTTTTATGTAACTGCAAATAAGGAACACCCAGGGAGTATGCAATTGTATAAATTAGATATTGCCTCTACAAACCTAACTAAAATTACAAACCAAGAAGGTAAACACGAGGCTGTATTATCTCCTGATGAGAAATACATTGTTGATAGATATTCATTTAGTAATAAACCTTGGGAACTTTACCTTCAACAAAATAAGGTGAATGCAACGCCTGTTCAGTTAACTTCTTCTACAACAAAAGCTTTTGATGCATACAAATGGAGAAGTCCTGAAGTTGTAACTTTTAAAGCTGAAGATAATAAAGATGTACATGCTAGATTATACAAGCCCACATCAGAGAAGGACCTTCATAAAGCCGTAATATTTGTACATGGTGCTGGTTACCTTCAAAACGCACATAAATGGTGGAGTGTATATTACAGAGAATATATGTTTCATAACATGTTAGTTGATAACGGTTATACTGTTTTAGATATTGATTTTAGAGCTTCTGAAGGATACGGCAGTGAATGGAGAACAGCTATTTATAGAGATATGGGTGGTAAAGACCTTTCTGATCAGGTAGATGGTGCTAAATTTTTGGTTGAGCAACATGGTGTGAATGCCGAAAAAATAGGTATCTATGGAGGTTCTTACGGTGGGTTTATTACAATGATGGCAATGTTTAAAGAAGGAGATACTTTCCAAGCAGGTGCTGCTATACGCTCCGTTACAGATTGGGCACATTACAACCATCCTTATACTTCTAATATATTAAATACACCTGCATTTGATCCAATAGCCTACAAAAGAAGCTCTCCTATTTACCTTGCAGAAGGTTTAAAAGGAGATTTACTAATTCTACATGGTATGGTAGATGATAATGTCCAATTTTCTGATGTTGTGCGTTTATCACAACGCTTAATAGAACTCAAAAAAGAAAATTGGAATATGGCAATTTACCCAATAGAACCTCACGGTTTTAAAGAAACTAGTAGTTGGATAGATGAATACAAAAGGATATTCAATCTTTTCCAATCAAAACTTTAA
- a CDS encoding sulfurtransferase TusA family protein: protein MESTEIHKLDCSNLNCPMPIVKIAKKFRDINLGEQVEVKATDPAFKADIEAWIRKTSQKLISFTEEGKSKIAIIEKIK, encoded by the coding sequence ATGGAATCTACAGAAATACATAAATTAGATTGCAGTAACTTAAACTGCCCAATGCCCATCGTTAAAATAGCTAAGAAATTTAGAGATATAAATTTAGGTGAGCAAGTAGAAGTAAAAGCAACGGACCCTGCATTTAAAGCAGATATTGAAGCTTGGATAAGAAAAACTTCACAAAAGCTAATTTCGTTCACAGAAGAAGGAAAATCAAAAATTGCTATTATTGAAAAAATAAAATAA
- a CDS encoding DsrE/DsrF/DrsH-like family protein — translation MEFNDPKLKEYIDQLVDEKLSEKTKEFSAQFDTIQNTLATLKAAPQTTEKVTMLVTSFELDKIMPAFIIANGAASFGMDVTLFFTLWGINALKDKSVYSGKTIKEKLITMMLPSTPQTTTISRLNMLGVGTEMMKMMMKENNIETLPDLIDLSVEMGAKLIACQMTMGMMGITTEEIRKDVEFGGVATYIEEASDATITLTF, via the coding sequence ATGGAATTCAACGACCCCAAATTAAAAGAATATATTGATCAGTTAGTTGATGAAAAACTTTCTGAAAAAACAAAAGAGTTTAGTGCTCAATTTGATACTATTCAAAATACACTAGCTACCTTAAAAGCGGCTCCGCAAACAACTGAAAAAGTAACAATGCTTGTTACAAGTTTTGAGTTAGATAAAATTATGCCGGCATTTATTATTGCTAATGGTGCTGCTAGTTTTGGAATGGATGTTACACTCTTTTTTACTTTATGGGGAATTAATGCCCTAAAAGATAAAAGTGTTTATTCTGGTAAAACTATTAAGGAGAAATTAATTACTATGATGTTACCAAGTACGCCTCAGACAACAACCATTTCTAGGTTGAATATGTTGGGTGTTGGTACAGAAATGATGAAGATGATGATGAAAGAAAACAACATCGAAACTTTACCAGACCTAATTGATTTATCTGTAGAAATGGGTGCAAAATTAATTGCCTGCCAAATGACAATGGGAATGATGGGTATTACTACTGAAGAAATACGTAAAGATGTTGAATTTGGAGGGGTAGCTACATACATTGAAGAAGCCTCTGACGCTACTATTACATTAACGTTCTAA
- a CDS encoding PP2C family protein-serine/threonine phosphatase, with protein sequence MNIAALQKKVKELEALITEKDRQIKELKESETALADANVRIAELFMNLEDAQESIIDQKYEIQIQNEELSENLEELTLINEQLSIAQTLNENLHKHKLQSDIIKRAHEKVLSSIHYAQNIQKSIFPSSKTLRDNFPSYFKVFYPKDLVGGDFYWTAKVNNKKILVVADCTGHGVPGAFMTLIAITLLERFVCVQKITDPKEINRNIDKAIIKLLKQETEKSNRDSIDLTILVEDDKENTITISSAKRPYLKVSNNEITQIKGDRNPIGDTTVAMKKFTNHIYNKEIGDRYYLFSDGITDQFGGPQDKKLGSKNLIKFLTSIQEKPFFQQQSDLEEFLNKWMKNQQQIDDIVFFGLELS encoded by the coding sequence ATGAATATTGCTGCATTACAAAAAAAGGTTAAAGAACTTGAAGCTTTAATTACAGAAAAAGATAGACAGATAAAGGAATTAAAGGAGAGTGAAACGGCACTTGCAGATGCAAATGTGCGTATTGCTGAACTCTTCATGAATTTAGAAGATGCACAAGAAAGTATAATTGATCAAAAATATGAAATTCAAATTCAGAATGAAGAGCTGTCTGAAAACCTTGAAGAGTTAACTTTAATAAATGAGCAACTTAGTATTGCCCAAACGCTAAATGAGAACCTTCATAAACATAAACTTCAATCTGATATAATAAAAAGGGCACACGAAAAAGTATTGAGCAGTATACATTATGCTCAAAATATTCAGAAAAGTATTTTCCCTTCTTCTAAAACATTAAGAGATAACTTCCCTAGCTATTTTAAAGTTTTTTACCCTAAAGATCTTGTTGGAGGCGATTTTTACTGGACTGCTAAAGTCAATAATAAGAAAATTTTAGTAGTTGCAGATTGTACTGGACATGGAGTACCTGGTGCATTTATGACCTTAATTGCAATTACTTTACTAGAACGCTTTGTCTGTGTTCAGAAAATCACAGACCCTAAAGAGATCAATAGAAATATTGATAAAGCGATAATAAAACTCCTTAAACAAGAAACAGAAAAGAGTAACCGAGATAGTATAGACCTTACTATTCTTGTTGAAGATGATAAAGAAAATACAATCACTATTTCTAGTGCAAAACGCCCGTATTTAAAAGTTAGTAATAACGAAATCACTCAGATAAAAGGAGATAGAAACCCTATTGGAGATACTACAGTGGCTATGAAAAAATTCACAAATCATATCTACAATAAAGAAATTGGTGATCGATACTACCTATTTTCTGATGGCATCACAGATCAATTTGGAGGACCTCAAGACAAGAAATTAGGTTCTAAAAATTTAATCAAATTCCTTACTTCAATTCAAGAAAAACCATTTTTCCAACAACAAAGTGATTTGGAAGAGTTCTTAAACAAATGGATGAAAAATCAACAACAAATTGATGATATCGTATTTTTTGGTTTAGAATTATCATAA
- a CDS encoding YhdH/YhfP family quinone oxidoreductase, with product MTTFRAFVTEKVGEKEYSSSIQNKNITDLPEGDVLVKVAYSSLNYKDALSALGKPGVTKNYPHTPGIDAAGVVVSSNTSDFKEGDEVIVTSYDLGMNTWGGFSEYIQVPSGWVIPKPAGISLKESMKMGTAGLTAAMSVYKLVDKVAPADGNILVTGATGGVGSIAIAILNKLGYSVITVTGKADKVAYLKSIGAVEVLSREEFLEGNQRPLLKPKFAGVIDTVGGEFLATAIKSTNPLGVVTCCGNASSFDLPINVFPFILRGVSLIGIDSQNFPRAERIVVWENIAKDWLPNTLDEITEEVDLDGLKAKIDTIIKGQLSGRILVKL from the coding sequence ATGACCACGTTTAGAGCTTTTGTTACAGAAAAAGTAGGAGAGAAAGAATATTCTTCATCTATCCAAAATAAAAATATTACAGACCTTCCAGAAGGAGATGTATTAGTTAAGGTAGCCTACTCATCGTTAAATTATAAAGATGCACTCTCTGCACTTGGTAAGCCAGGAGTAACTAAAAATTATCCTCATACACCAGGTATTGACGCTGCCGGTGTAGTAGTTTCTAGTAATACATCTGATTTTAAAGAAGGTGACGAAGTTATAGTAACAAGTTATGACCTAGGTATGAATACTTGGGGAGGTTTTTCTGAATATATTCAAGTTCCATCTGGATGGGTTATTCCTAAACCAGCAGGTATTTCTTTAAAAGAGAGTATGAAAATGGGTACTGCAGGTTTAACGGCTGCAATGTCTGTTTATAAATTAGTAGATAAAGTAGCCCCAGCAGATGGAAATATTTTAGTTACTGGTGCTACAGGTGGAGTGGGAAGTATTGCAATTGCGATATTAAATAAATTAGGCTATTCTGTTATTACTGTAACAGGTAAAGCAGATAAGGTGGCTTATTTAAAGAGTATTGGTGCTGTAGAAGTATTGTCGAGAGAAGAGTTTCTTGAGGGAAATCAAAGACCACTTTTAAAACCTAAATTTGCAGGAGTAATAGATACAGTTGGTGGCGAATTTCTTGCTACAGCAATTAAAAGTACTAACCCACTAGGCGTTGTTACGTGCTGTGGTAACGCATCTTCTTTTGATTTACCTATAAATGTTTTTCCTTTTATTTTAAGAGGGGTTTCATTAATAGGAATTGATTCTCAGAACTTCCCTAGAGCCGAACGTATTGTTGTTTGGGAAAATATAGCAAAAGATTGGTTACCGAATACCTTAGATGAGATCACGGAAGAGGTAGACTTAGATGGTTTAAAAGCAAAGATAGATACAATAATCAAAGGGCAATTAAGTGGTAGAATACTAGTTAAATTGTAG
- a CDS encoding SixA phosphatase family protein: MRHGKSSWTNPLLSDFERPLNARGQRDIVTMSDRLFDRKMMPELIISSPAKRTKITAEKVAEVLSKKLHFEKDFYNALFEDVLESVRNLDNQLDTVMLVFHNPAITDLRNYFLEDYLDNIPTSGMVGLEFTDAEDWSTLKNGQELFFDYPKKK; this comes from the coding sequence ATGCGTCACGGAAAGTCTTCATGGACAAATCCATTACTTTCTGATTTTGAAAGGCCACTTAATGCAAGAGGACAGAGAGATATTGTAACGATGTCAGATCGATTATTTGATCGTAAAATGATGCCGGAACTAATAATCAGTTCTCCTGCTAAGCGAACTAAAATTACAGCAGAAAAAGTAGCTGAAGTTTTAAGTAAAAAATTACATTTTGAAAAAGATTTTTACAATGCTCTTTTTGAAGATGTATTAGAGTCTGTAAGAAATCTTGATAATCAACTAGATACTGTAATGCTTGTATTTCATAATCCAGCAATTACCGATTTACGGAATTATTTTTTAGAAGATTATCTAGATAATATTCCAACTTCTGGTATGGTAGGTCTTGAATTTACAGATGCAGAAGATTGGTCGACATTAAAAAATGGTCAAGAACTGTTTTTTGATTACCCTAAGAAAAAATAG
- a CDS encoding putative type IX sorting system protein PorV2, whose product MRRSFYLIINKYLSILLLFLFIYTFSFNSYGQIEAPKYVNEYLAIGVGARALAMGNSQTELVNDATAGYWNPAGLLNIEDRYTASLMHAEYFAGIANYDFAGFATKIDEQSALGFSAIRFGVDDIPDTRYLFDPDGSLNWDNVKSFSASDYAFIFSYARMFPNLPNFQFGANAKIIYRNAGQFANAWGFGLDIGVQWQKGTWKAGVTAKDITGTYNIWTYNPATFYDVFAATGNTIPDNSVEVATPRLIVGGAKSFPIWKNSQLENADELIGVLVSLGADITFDGKRNTVIKSELLSVDPHAGVEFHYKQMIFLRGGISQLQYITEFNGTKTLEFLPSFGAGFAFKGFTIDYALTNIGDVSTASLYSHIFSLKANFGRTFKRSTSTPKSDKYY is encoded by the coding sequence ATGCGAAGATCATTCTATCTGATTATAAATAAATACTTAAGCATACTATTACTCTTCTTATTCATTTATACTTTTAGCTTTAATAGTTACGGACAAATTGAGGCTCCTAAATATGTAAATGAATATTTGGCAATAGGTGTAGGTGCCAGAGCATTGGCAATGGGAAATTCCCAAACGGAACTTGTAAATGACGCCACTGCTGGATATTGGAATCCTGCGGGTTTATTAAACATTGAAGACAGATATACTGCCTCTCTTATGCACGCAGAATATTTTGCAGGTATTGCTAATTATGATTTTGCTGGCTTTGCTACAAAAATAGACGAGCAATCTGCTTTAGGTTTTTCTGCTATTCGTTTTGGTGTAGATGATATCCCCGATACAAGATATTTATTTGACCCAGACGGTTCATTAAATTGGGATAATGTTAAAAGCTTTTCTGCCTCAGATTACGCATTCATCTTTTCTTATGCTAGAATGTTTCCAAACTTACCTAATTTTCAATTTGGTGCAAATGCTAAAATTATTTACAGAAATGCAGGACAGTTTGCTAATGCTTGGGGTTTTGGTTTAGACATTGGTGTACAATGGCAAAAAGGTACTTGGAAAGCTGGTGTTACAGCAAAAGACATTACAGGTACTTATAATATATGGACCTATAACCCTGCTACTTTTTATGATGTTTTTGCTGCAACAGGAAATACAATTCCGGATAACTCTGTAGAAGTAGCCACTCCTAGGTTAATTGTTGGAGGTGCTAAGAGTTTTCCAATTTGGAAAAATAGTCAATTAGAAAACGCAGACGAACTTATTGGTGTACTAGTATCATTAGGAGCTGACATCACCTTTGATGGTAAAAGAAATACAGTTATTAAAAGCGAATTACTAAGTGTCGATCCACATGCAGGAGTCGAATTTCATTATAAACAAATGATTTTCTTAAGAGGTGGTATTTCTCAACTTCAATATATTACAGAATTTAACGGTACAAAAACACTAGAATTCTTACCTAGTTTTGGTGCTGGGTTTGCCTTTAAAGGTTTTACAATAGATTACGCCCTTACAAATATTGGAGATGTATCCACAGCATCTTTGTACTCTCATATTTTTAGTTTAAAAGCCAATTTTGGACGTACGTTTAAACGTTCAACTTCTACCCCAAAGAGCGATAAATACTATTAA
- a CDS encoding tetratricopeptide repeat protein has product MNTHYFFKLFILLFLVTFCSINSSCFSQITDYPTTSVTSHLTKKDDKYRMLFTVNNILQKDKNNKDALFTRGKLKCNMGAYKSAQADFTKALHLQHNKKIEIFYHRGISYYLEKDFLNAIADFDSVINLQPKHIDALWRKAQCYYYIGANALTIDALDEITVANPESPITWHDMGTLYYKNNNLNKAKDCFTKALILAPHMSVCYNHRGIVYETMKNYSMAFDDFNRAIFYDSTYADAYNNRGLIYLNYEDYQQAEQDFSSSIEHDQFQPKEALNNRAVTRYILGDYDGSMNDINKLLDHYPFFAKAYITRGNIKERKHDDNGACSDWNKAAELGDLQGIEYTQKTCQ; this is encoded by the coding sequence ATGAACACACACTACTTCTTTAAACTATTTATTCTACTTTTCCTAGTAACATTCTGTTCTATAAACAGCAGTTGTTTTTCTCAAATCACAGATTACCCAACAACTTCAGTTACTTCACATCTTACCAAAAAAGATGACAAATACCGTATGCTCTTTACTGTAAATAATATCTTACAAAAAGACAAAAACAATAAAGATGCATTGTTTACAAGAGGGAAATTAAAATGTAATATGGGGGCTTATAAAAGTGCTCAAGCAGATTTTACAAAAGCCTTGCATTTACAGCATAATAAGAAAATAGAAATATTTTACCACAGAGGAATTTCATATTATTTAGAGAAAGATTTTTTAAATGCAATTGCAGATTTCGATAGTGTAATCAATTTGCAACCCAAACATATAGATGCTCTTTGGAGAAAGGCACAATGCTACTATTATATAGGTGCAAATGCTTTAACTATAGATGCTTTAGATGAAATTACTGTTGCAAACCCAGAAAGCCCAATAACTTGGCACGACATGGGTACTCTATATTATAAAAACAACAACTTAAATAAGGCAAAAGACTGCTTTACAAAAGCTTTAATTTTAGCTCCTCATATGTCTGTTTGTTACAACCATAGAGGGATTGTTTACGAAACAATGAAAAATTATTCTATGGCTTTTGATGATTTTAATAGAGCTATTTTTTATGACAGTACTTATGCTGATGCATACAATAATAGAGGGTTGATTTATCTTAATTATGAAGATTATCAACAAGCAGAGCAAGATTTTAGTAGTTCAATAGAACACGATCAGTTTCAACCTAAAGAAGCTTTAAACAACAGGGCAGTAACACGCTACATACTTGGAGATTATGACGGTAGTATGAATGATATCAATAAATTATTAGACCACTACCCCTTCTTTGCTAAAGCTTATATAACGCGTGGAAATATCAAAGAAAGGAAACATGATGACAATGGAGCATGTTCTGATTGGAATAAAGCCGCTGAATTAGGCGATTTACAAGGTATTGAATACACACAGAAAACGTGTCAATAA
- a CDS encoding tetratricopeptide repeat protein, with product MKKIIYSLLLLIVSYSSFSQEIASDTTKDAEGSFALGDDDMIFVRELVRLGDSLFYELDQPDEAFKYYMGAYDFISEEGSINIKIGQCFLASVTEQKSEAVFYLEKALKLNETISSDLFYDLGRAYQYDERWNKAIKYYHKSYNALDSSKYDIIDKKIKECQYARTFYDFPNEHIIIKNLGPEVNSKYSDFCPLVDAVEDDLYFTSRRHEFRTDNPDILTHLTENIYHSHRSDYVNWATPYPIPMNTDDHSATVSISMDGSEMIIYRNGDLLLSVKEDTSWSKPKKLPSQINTTLSVETSACLNYTMDTLYFVSNREDLSIGGLDIMMSIKDKNGKWEEAVSLGETINTIHDEEGVALSRDGNTLYFSSRGHNSMGGYDVFKSTRDFQGNWSTPKNLGTPINSPYDDVYFMIRANGRHAYYSSARKGGYGEKDIYRISILDKDKELSIAKKEIAFILLDKDSINMLHSPQHTDPLKDIRKVTVHATADLLKSIYQFSLLSKADSVNHIE from the coding sequence ATGAAAAAAATTATTTATAGTTTATTATTGCTCATCGTTTCCTATTCCTCTTTTTCTCAAGAAATTGCCTCAGATACGACAAAGGATGCCGAAGGTTCTTTTGCTCTTGGTGATGATGATATGATTTTTGTTAGAGAACTCGTCCGTTTAGGCGATAGTCTATTTTATGAACTAGATCAACCTGACGAGGCTTTTAAGTACTATATGGGCGCTTATGATTTTATTAGTGAGGAAGGAAGTATAAACATTAAAATTGGGCAATGCTTTTTAGCTTCTGTAACGGAACAAAAATCTGAGGCTGTATTCTATCTAGAAAAAGCATTAAAGTTAAATGAAACAATTTCTAGTGATCTTTTCTACGATTTAGGAAGAGCCTATCAATATGATGAAAGATGGAATAAAGCCATCAAATATTATCATAAAAGTTACAACGCTTTGGACTCTTCTAAATATGATATTATCGACAAAAAAATTAAAGAATGTCAGTACGCAAGAACATTCTATGATTTCCCGAATGAGCATATCATAATAAAAAATTTAGGACCAGAAGTCAATTCAAAATATTCTGATTTTTGTCCTCTTGTAGATGCCGTAGAAGACGACCTTTATTTTACAAGTAGACGCCATGAATTTAGAACAGACAATCCCGATATTTTAACACATCTTACAGAAAATATTTATCATTCCCATAGAAGTGATTATGTTAATTGGGCAACGCCCTATCCTATTCCAATGAACACAGATGACCATTCTGCTACTGTTTCAATTTCAATGGATGGGTCTGAAATGATAATTTATAGAAATGGTGACCTATTACTATCTGTAAAAGAAGATACTTCTTGGAGTAAACCTAAAAAACTTCCCTCCCAGATAAATACTACACTTTCTGTAGAGACTTCTGCTTGTTTAAATTACACAATGGATACGCTTTATTTTGTAAGTAACAGAGAAGATCTTTCTATAGGAGGTTTAGATATTATGATGTCAATTAAAGACAAAAATGGTAAATGGGAAGAAGCAGTATCTCTTGGAGAAACCATAAACACAATTCATGATGAAGAAGGTGTTGCACTCTCTAGAGATGGTAATACATTGTACTTTAGTTCTAGAGGGCATAATTCTATGGGTGGATACGATGTTTTTAAATCAACTAGAGATTTTCAGGGTAATTGGAGCACTCCAAAAAATTTAGGTACACCAATTAATTCACCTTATGATGACGTTTACTTTATGATTAGAGCAAACGGAAGACATGCCTATTATTCTTCTGCAAGAAAAGGGGGGTATGGAGAAAAAGACATCTACAGAATAAGTATTCTTGATAAAGACAAGGAGTTATCAATTGCTAAAAAAGAAATTGCCTTTATACTGTTAGATAAAGATTCTATAAACATGCTACATTCACCGCAACATACAGATCCTCTAAAGGATATAAGAAAAGTTACTGTGCATGCTACAGCAGATTTATTGAAGTCAATTTATCAGTTTTCGTTACTTTCTAAGGCCGATTCTGTTAATCATATAGAATAA
- a CDS encoding 6-pyruvoyl trahydropterin synthase family protein, giving the protein MIYINRREFFNAAHKLYNPKWTKEQNEDFFGPCANENWHGHNFEMLVTVKGLPDPDTGYVMNMKDLGKIMNEFIIDKVDHKNLNLDVDFLKDKMTSCETLAIEFWKILAPKVKEFAPNADLHCIELHETRKNFVQYYGE; this is encoded by the coding sequence ATGATTTACATAAACAGACGAGAGTTCTTCAATGCAGCTCACAAGTTGTATAATCCGAAATGGACAAAAGAACAAAATGAAGATTTTTTTGGTCCTTGTGCAAATGAAAATTGGCATGGCCATAACTTCGAAATGTTGGTTACAGTGAAGGGGCTTCCTGATCCTGATACAGGATATGTAATGAATATGAAGGATTTAGGTAAAATAATGAATGAATTCATCATAGATAAAGTTGATCATAAAAACTTAAATCTAGATGTTGACTTCTTAAAGGATAAAATGACAAGCTGCGAAACTTTGGCTATAGAATTCTGGAAAATTCTTGCTCCAAAAGTAAAAGAGTTTGCTCCTAATGCTGACTTACACTGTATTGAATTACACGAAACTAGAAAAAATTTCGTGCAGTACTACGGAGAATAA